A stretch of the Photobacterium toruni genome encodes the following:
- the zntR gene encoding Zn(2+)-responsive transcriptional regulator produces the protein MYLIGQLAKLCNVSSDTLRFYEKNGLIEPAGRSDSGYRLYSEGDLSRVKFILRAKAIGLSLGEICELLDIRLEASQHSCAEVKAITQAKLDEVDSKIAELQRIRGALKKINDACCGHSNDDASHCSILGALNDSDDMANPEVKPEPCHSGRYQCNH, from the coding sequence ATGTATTTAATTGGGCAACTAGCAAAATTATGTAATGTCAGTAGTGATACTTTACGTTTCTATGAAAAGAATGGGTTGATTGAGCCTGCAGGTCGTAGTGACAGTGGCTATCGCCTCTATAGTGAAGGCGATTTATCTCGCGTTAAATTTATTTTACGGGCGAAAGCTATCGGTTTGAGCTTAGGTGAAATTTGTGAATTACTGGATATTAGGCTAGAGGCAAGTCAACATAGTTGTGCTGAAGTTAAAGCGATCACACAGGCTAAATTAGATGAAGTGGATAGTAAAATTGCAGAACTTCAACGGATCCGTGGTGCATTAAAAAAGATCAATGATGCTTGTTGTGGGCATAGTAATGATGATGCCAGTCACTGCTCTATTCTTGGTGCCTTGAATGACAGTGATGATATGGCCAACCCCGAAGTAAAACCAGAGCCTTGCCATTCTGGACGATATCAATGTAATCATTAA
- the accB gene encoding acetyl-CoA carboxylase biotin carboxyl carrier protein, producing the protein MDIRKIKKLIELVEESGIAELEISEGEESVRISRNVPASVMPQQYAAAPMVAPAQAAPVVAEAPASFQAPEAPVVALGHQILSPMVGTFYRAPSPEAKNFAEVGQSVNIGDTLCIVEAMKMMNQIQADKAGKIVAILAQEGDAIEFDQPLVIIE; encoded by the coding sequence ATGGACATTCGTAAAATTAAGAAGCTAATTGAACTGGTTGAAGAATCTGGTATCGCAGAACTAGAAATTTCTGAAGGTGAAGAGTCAGTTCGAATCAGTCGTAATGTACCTGCATCAGTGATGCCACAACAATATGCTGCTGCCCCTATGGTTGCACCTGCTCAAGCAGCACCAGTAGTCGCAGAAGCACCAGCATCATTCCAAGCACCTGAAGCACCTGTTGTTGCTCTTGGCCATCAAATCCTTTCTCCAATGGTCGGTACGTTCTACCGTGCTCCAAGTCCTGAAGCAAAGAACTTTGCTGAAGTAGGTCAATCAGTCAACATTGGCGATACATTATGTATCGTAGAAGCAATGAAGATGATGAACCAAATTCAAGCAGACAAAGCAGGTAAGATCGTTGCGATTCTTGCTCAAGAAGGCGATGCAATTGAATTCGACCAACCGCTTGTAATCATCGAGTAA
- the fis gene encoding DNA-binding transcriptional regulator Fis: protein MFEQNLTSEALTVTTVTSQDQITQKPLRDSVKASLKNYLAQLNGQEVDDLYELVLAEVEQPLLDTIMQYTRGNQTRAATMMGINRGTLRKKLKKYGMN from the coding sequence ATGTTCGAACAAAATCTGACTTCCGAAGCGTTAACAGTAACAACTGTAACTTCACAAGACCAAATCACACAGAAACCATTACGTGATTCAGTGAAGGCATCCCTTAAAAACTACCTTGCTCAATTAAATGGTCAGGAAGTCGACGATCTGTACGAGCTTGTGCTTGCAGAAGTTGAACAACCACTACTAGACACTATCATGCAGTACACTCGCGGTAACCAAACACGCGCTGCAACCATGATGGGTATCAACCGTGGTACGCTACGTAAGAAACTAAAGAAATACGGCATGAACTAA
- the purH gene encoding bifunctional phosphoribosylaminoimidazolecarboxamide formyltransferase/IMP cyclohydrolase, giving the protein MENVRPIRRALLSVSDKTGIVEFAHALANRGVEILSTGGTARLLAEQNIQVTEVSNYTGFPEMMDGRVKTLHPKVHGGVLGRRGIDDNVMAQHGINPIDMVVVNLYPFAATVANPNCSLEDAVENIDIGGPTMVRSAAKNHKDVTIVVNANDYDRVLTEMSANDGSLTHATRFDLAISAFEHTAAYDGMIANYFGTMVPSYGDNKEGDQASTFPRTFNQQFEKKQDMRYGENSHQAAAFYVEAHPQEASVATATQLQGKALSYNNIADTDAALECVKEFDLPACVIVKHANPCGVALGENLLEAYDRAYKTDPTSAFGGIIAFNRELDAATAQAIVDRQFVEVIIAPKVSPQATAIIAAKKNLRLLECGQWSTKTTGFDVKRVNGGLLVQDRDQGMVSIDDLTVVSKRQPTADELRDALFCWKVAKYVKSNAIVYAKGNMTIGVGAGQMSRVYSAKIAGIKAADENLEVAGSVMASDAFFPFRDGIDAAAEAGITCVIQPGGSMRDDEVIAAADEHGMAMLFTGMRHFRH; this is encoded by the coding sequence ATGGAAAACGTTCGTCCTATTCGCCGTGCGCTGCTAAGCGTATCAGACAAAACAGGTATTGTTGAATTCGCTCACGCCCTTGCCAATCGCGGCGTAGAAATTTTATCTACAGGTGGTACCGCGCGTTTACTTGCAGAACAGAACATTCAAGTCACTGAAGTTTCCAACTACACCGGTTTTCCAGAAATGATGGATGGCCGCGTAAAAACCCTTCACCCTAAAGTACATGGTGGCGTTTTAGGTCGTCGCGGTATTGATGATAACGTGATGGCACAACACGGTATTAACCCTATTGATATGGTCGTAGTTAACCTCTACCCATTCGCTGCAACCGTTGCTAATCCAAACTGTAGCTTAGAAGACGCGGTCGAAAATATTGATATCGGCGGACCGACTATGGTGCGCTCAGCCGCTAAAAACCACAAAGACGTAACGATTGTGGTTAATGCTAACGATTATGATCGCGTTCTAACTGAAATGAGCGCCAATGATGGCTCATTAACCCATGCAACGCGTTTTGATCTTGCTATTTCGGCTTTTGAACATACGGCGGCTTACGACGGTATGATTGCCAACTACTTCGGTACTATGGTGCCTTCTTACGGCGACAATAAAGAAGGTGATCAAGCGTCAACGTTCCCCCGCACTTTCAATCAACAGTTCGAGAAAAAACAAGACATGCGCTACGGGGAAAACAGCCACCAAGCAGCCGCATTCTATGTTGAAGCACATCCACAAGAAGCCTCGGTTGCTACAGCAACGCAACTACAAGGTAAGGCGCTGTCATACAACAACATTGCCGATACTGACGCGGCACTTGAGTGTGTTAAAGAATTTGACCTTCCCGCTTGTGTGATTGTAAAACACGCCAACCCATGCGGTGTCGCCCTAGGTGAGAATCTGCTTGAAGCCTACGATCGCGCTTACAAAACTGATCCAACCTCAGCCTTTGGCGGCATTATTGCGTTTAACCGTGAACTTGATGCAGCAACCGCACAAGCTATCGTTGATCGCCAATTTGTTGAAGTGATCATTGCACCTAAAGTTTCACCACAAGCAACAGCTATTATCGCTGCCAAGAAGAACTTACGTCTGCTTGAGTGTGGCCAATGGTCGACTAAAACGACAGGTTTTGATGTTAAACGTGTTAACGGGGGCTTATTGGTTCAAGATCGTGACCAAGGTATGGTATCGATTGATGATCTCACTGTGGTATCAAAACGCCAACCAACAGCTGACGAATTACGTGATGCGCTATTTTGTTGGAAAGTGGCGAAATACGTTAAATCAAATGCTATTGTTTATGCGAAAGGCAATATGACTATCGGTGTCGGTGCCGGTCAAATGAGCCGTGTTTATTCTGCCAAAATTGCCGGTATTAAAGCCGCTGATGAAAACCTCGAAGTGGCTGGTAGCGTTATGGCTTCAGATGCATTCTTCCCTTTCCGTGATGGTATTGATGCCGCTGCAGAAGCTGGCATTACTTGTGTTATTCAACCTGGCGGCTCAATGCGTGACGATGAAGTCATTGCGGCTGCCGATGAACATGGTATGGCGATGCTCTTTACGGGTATGCGTCATTTCCGTCATTAA
- the aroQ gene encoding type II 3-dehydroquinate dehydratase, whose amino-acid sequence MPTIKRILLINGPNLNLLGLREPEHYGQQTLTQLVQKLTTKAIDLGVTLEHIQSNAEHELIDAIHQAYTNVDFIIINPAAFTHTSVAIRDALLGVAIPFIEVHLSNVHAREPFRHHSYLSDKAVGVICGLGPDGYEFALQAAVNRLHADS is encoded by the coding sequence ATGCCGACCATTAAACGAATTTTACTAATTAATGGACCTAACCTAAATTTACTGGGTCTGCGTGAGCCTGAACATTATGGTCAGCAAACACTTACGCAACTGGTTCAGAAATTAACAACCAAAGCCATCGATTTAGGCGTGACATTAGAACACATTCAATCAAATGCAGAACATGAGTTAATTGATGCTATTCACCAAGCTTACACTAACGTGGATTTCATCATCATAAACCCAGCAGCTTTCACTCACACTAGTGTCGCTATTCGTGATGCCTTACTTGGAGTTGCTATTCCGTTTATTGAAGTACATTTATCTAACGTTCACGCACGTGAACCTTTTCGTCATCACTCTTATCTGTCAGATAAAGCCGTAGGAGTGATTTGTGGCCTTGGCCCTGACGGTTATGAATTCGCCCTACAGGCAGCGGTTAATCGCCTGCATGCAGATAGCTAA
- the dusB gene encoding tRNA dihydrouridine synthase DusB, giving the protein MHIGPYQLKNQLIVAPMAGVTDRPFRELCLRYGAGMAISEMMSSNPDLWKTSKSLNRMVHEGESGIRSVQIAGADPKLMAEAAQFSVENGAQIIDINMGCPAKKVNKRLAGSALLQYPNLIEDILRTVVDAVDVPVTLKTRTGWDLDNRNCVNIAKLAEQCGIQALALHGRTKACMYKGEAEYDYIRAVKQAISIPVIANGDIDSPEKARFVLDYTGADALMIGRPAQGKPWIFREIHHYLTTGEHLAAPSIDEISEIMLGHVKALHQFYGDYLGLRIARKHVSWYLKEHAPAGDFRRTFNALEDAQQQIDALQGYFENVA; this is encoded by the coding sequence TTGCATATCGGTCCATATCAACTTAAAAACCAACTGATAGTCGCGCCAATGGCGGGTGTGACCGATCGGCCATTTCGTGAATTATGCCTTCGCTACGGCGCAGGTATGGCTATTAGCGAAATGATGTCATCGAATCCAGATCTCTGGAAAACGTCTAAATCGCTCAATCGCATGGTTCATGAAGGTGAATCAGGAATTCGTTCGGTTCAGATAGCAGGTGCTGATCCAAAATTGATGGCCGAAGCTGCGCAATTCAGTGTTGAAAACGGTGCGCAAATCATCGATATCAACATGGGATGCCCAGCCAAGAAAGTAAATAAACGATTAGCTGGCTCTGCACTATTGCAGTATCCCAATCTAATCGAAGATATTCTTCGTACAGTGGTGGACGCAGTAGATGTACCCGTTACGCTTAAAACCCGTACGGGGTGGGATCTAGACAACAGGAACTGTGTCAACATAGCCAAACTCGCCGAGCAATGCGGCATACAAGCTCTCGCCCTTCATGGACGTACTAAGGCTTGCATGTACAAAGGCGAAGCGGAATATGACTACATTAGAGCGGTGAAACAAGCTATCTCGATCCCAGTTATCGCTAACGGTGATATCGATAGCCCGGAGAAAGCACGCTTTGTACTCGATTATACGGGTGCCGATGCTCTGATGATTGGCCGACCTGCACAAGGAAAGCCGTGGATTTTTAGAGAAATCCACCATTACTTAACAACCGGTGAACACCTCGCTGCACCGTCAATTGACGAAATCAGTGAAATTATGTTGGGGCATGTTAAGGCACTTCACCAATTTTATGGTGATTACCTAGGATTACGCATTGCACGTAAACACGTGTCTTGGTACTTGAAAGAACATGCACCTGCAGGTGATTTCCGCCGGACCTTCAACGCACTCGAGGATGCTCAACAGCAAATCGATGCGCTGCAAGGCTACTTCGAAAACGTTGCATAA
- a CDS encoding YhdT family protein — MKTLSARYRQAHKEARWAIGLALAYFLWWYVSAYGFAPAINDLSMPTLYFGFPLWFLLSCIVGPIVFTILCALMVKFIYRDIPLEITDDKPHE; from the coding sequence ATGAAAACGCTTTCTGCCCGCTACCGCCAAGCGCACAAAGAAGCGCGCTGGGCGATAGGACTCGCGTTAGCTTATTTTCTTTGGTGGTATGTTTCCGCCTATGGGTTTGCCCCCGCCATTAATGATCTCAGCATGCCCACTCTCTATTTTGGTTTCCCATTGTGGTTTTTGCTGTCATGCATTGTCGGCCCGATTGTATTTACCATTTTGTGTGCCTTAATGGTGAAATTTATTTACCGCGATATCCCGCTTGAAATAACAGACGATAAACCACATGAATAG
- the panF gene encoding sodium/pantothenate symporter — protein MNSQLIIPLVLYLAAVFGVALYTRRFQGKGNFLTEYLVGGRSMGGFVLAMTLAATYASASTFIGGPGAAYKMGLGWVLLAMIQLPAAWLTLGVLGKKFAIESRRHNALTLNDILYARYQNKGVVIFASLSLLLAFFGTMVVQFVGGARLLQTVTGLSYTHGLMLFAITVGLYTTIGGFRAVVMTDTIQGIMMIIGTIALLVGIVHTGGSVGALVTKLHDIDPALVSPYGPNHFLSQPFMLSFWILVCFGVIGLPHAAVRCMSYKDSRSLHKGMVISTIMVALLMFGMHLAGALGRAIVPNIASPDQIMPTLMVTVLPPAVAGIFLAGPMAAIMSTIDSQLIQASATLLKDLYINYINPKIAEGEAAETKLPKLSLWVTAIFSALVFVAAMNPPNMIIWLNLLAFGSLQAVFLWPLVLGLYWEKASATGAFASMVIGLTTYLALSLGKPDMGGMHAIVPTLIIGLIAFIIGSYARPNKPKLAQAN, from the coding sequence ATGAATAGCCAACTTATCATTCCTTTAGTACTGTATTTAGCCGCTGTTTTTGGCGTAGCACTCTATACTCGTCGTTTTCAAGGTAAAGGGAACTTCTTAACTGAATACCTTGTAGGTGGTCGTAGCATGGGAGGCTTTGTATTAGCAATGACTCTTGCTGCAACTTATGCTAGTGCCAGTACTTTTATTGGCGGGCCAGGTGCTGCTTATAAAATGGGCTTAGGGTGGGTATTACTTGCCATGATCCAATTACCAGCGGCATGGCTAACCTTAGGTGTGCTTGGTAAAAAATTTGCGATTGAATCTCGGCGCCATAATGCGCTAACCCTCAACGATATTTTATACGCTCGCTACCAAAATAAAGGGGTTGTGATCTTCGCCTCTTTATCACTACTACTGGCCTTCTTTGGTACCATGGTGGTGCAATTTGTCGGCGGAGCACGATTACTACAAACCGTCACGGGGTTGTCTTATACTCACGGACTGATGCTATTTGCTATTACGGTTGGACTCTATACCACCATTGGCGGCTTTCGAGCGGTCGTAATGACAGATACCATTCAAGGGATCATGATGATCATTGGAACGATCGCACTTTTGGTCGGGATCGTTCATACCGGTGGCAGTGTCGGTGCTCTCGTAACTAAATTACACGATATTGATCCCGCTCTAGTTTCACCTTATGGACCCAATCATTTTTTAAGCCAGCCTTTTATGCTTAGCTTTTGGATTTTGGTCTGTTTTGGGGTTATTGGTTTACCTCATGCCGCAGTACGCTGTATGTCTTATAAAGACAGTCGTTCACTGCATAAAGGTATGGTAATCAGCACGATTATGGTAGCACTACTAATGTTCGGCATGCACTTAGCGGGAGCATTAGGTCGCGCTATCGTGCCAAATATCGCCAGCCCAGATCAAATCATGCCAACCTTAATGGTGACAGTATTGCCACCAGCAGTTGCCGGAATCTTTTTAGCCGGACCAATGGCTGCCATTATGTCGACCATTGATTCGCAATTAATTCAAGCATCAGCAACCTTACTTAAAGATTTATACATTAATTATATTAATCCAAAGATTGCTGAGGGTGAGGCGGCTGAAACCAAGCTGCCGAAGTTATCGTTATGGGTCACGGCTATTTTTTCAGCGTTGGTATTTGTGGCAGCGATGAATCCACCCAATATGATTATCTGGCTCAATTTATTAGCGTTTGGTAGTTTACAAGCGGTATTCCTATGGCCGTTAGTATTAGGGTTATATTGGGAAAAAGCCTCGGCAACAGGCGCCTTTGCCTCAATGGTTATTGGATTAACAACCTATTTAGCGCTGTCATTAGGCAAGCCCGATATGGGAGGAATGCACGCTATCGTACCGACATTAATTATTGGTTTAATCGCATTTATTATTGGTAGCTATGCTCGCCCCAACAAACCGAAACTAGCCCAAGCTAACTGA
- the ppnP gene encoding pyrimidine/purine nucleoside phosphorylase yields the protein MLKVNEYFDGQVKSVGFESAGDHASVGVMVAGEYTFSTAAPERMTVVKGELTVKLPGHVDWETYGAGDDFEVPGDSAFHVKVTKTTAYLCDYL from the coding sequence ATGTTAAAAGTGAATGAATATTTTGATGGCCAAGTGAAATCTGTTGGCTTTGAATCTGCAGGTGATCATGCCAGTGTTGGTGTGATGGTTGCAGGTGAATATACTTTTTCAACCGCTGCCCCTGAACGTATGACTGTCGTAAAAGGCGAGCTTACTGTCAAGCTTCCGGGTCATGTCGATTGGGAAACCTATGGTGCTGGTGATGATTTTGAAGTTCCTGGTGACAGTGCATTCCATGTTAAAGTGACCAAAACCACTGCTTATTTGTGTGACTATCTATAA
- the prmA gene encoding 50S ribosomal protein L11 methyltransferase, whose product MPWIQIKLNATAENAEAIGDMLMEETGALSATFLDAQDTPVFEPMPGETRLWGDTDVIGLYDAEADMDFVLNMLKNSPLIADDFAYKIEQLEDKDWEREWMDNFHPMRFGRRLWICPSWREAPEPEAVNVLLDPGLAFGTGTHPTTSLCLEWLDGQDLVGKTIIDFGCGSGILAIAALKLGAAKVIGIDIDPQAILASRDNAERNGVSANLELYLPQDQPQGIQADVVVANILAGPLRELSPVIKSLVKNGGDLAISGVLESQAEDVATYYSDEITLDPVMAREEWCRISGHKA is encoded by the coding sequence ATGCCTTGGATTCAAATTAAACTGAACGCTACTGCAGAGAATGCAGAAGCAATTGGCGACATGCTAATGGAAGAGACTGGTGCTCTATCCGCCACTTTCCTTGACGCACAAGACACGCCAGTTTTCGAGCCTATGCCAGGTGAAACCCGTTTATGGGGTGATACTGACGTAATTGGTTTGTATGATGCTGAAGCCGACATGGATTTCGTGCTGAACATGCTAAAAAACAGCCCACTGATTGCTGACGATTTTGCTTATAAAATCGAGCAATTAGAAGATAAAGACTGGGAACGAGAGTGGATGGATAATTTCCACCCAATGCGTTTTGGTCGTCGTTTATGGATTTGTCCAAGCTGGCGTGAAGCACCAGAACCAGAAGCCGTTAATGTATTGTTAGACCCAGGTTTGGCATTTGGTACAGGCACTCACCCAACCACATCATTGTGTCTTGAATGGCTAGACGGTCAAGATTTAGTCGGTAAAACGATTATCGATTTTGGTTGTGGTTCAGGTATTTTAGCGATTGCTGCCCTTAAATTAGGTGCGGCAAAAGTTATCGGTATTGATATCGATCCACAAGCTATTTTAGCCTCACGTGATAACGCTGAACGCAATGGTGTTTCCGCTAATCTAGAGCTATATCTGCCACAAGATCAACCACAAGGTATTCAAGCTGATGTGGTAGTTGCTAACATTCTAGCCGGTCCATTGCGTGAATTATCACCAGTGATTAAGAGCTTGGTAAAAAATGGTGGCGACCTCGCAATTTCTGGTGTGCTTGAAAGCCAAGCTGAAGATGTTGCGACTTACTACAGCGATGAAATCACATTAGATCCAGTAATGGCACGCGAAGAATGGTGTCGTATCTCTGGGCATAAAGCATAA
- the accC gene encoding acetyl-CoA carboxylase biotin carboxylase subunit — protein MLDKLVIANRGEIALRILRACKELGIKTVAVHSTADRDLKHVLLADESVCIGPARGIDSYLNIPRIISAAEITGAVAIHPGYGFLSENADFAEQVERSGFIFVGPKAETIRLMGDKVSAINAMKKAGVPCVPGSDGPLDDDEAKNKSFAKRIGYPVIIKASGGGGGRGMRVVRSENELTEAIAMTRAEAKSCFNNDMVYMEKYLENPRHIEVQVLADGQGGAIHLGERDCSMQRRHQKVVEEAPAPGITEEMRKYIGERCTRACLEINYRGAGTFEFLYENGEFYFIEMNTRIQVEHPVTEMITGIDLIKEQLRIAAGQPLSFSQKDIQIRGHAVECRINAEDPERFLPCPGTITRFHSPGGMGIRWESHIYTGYTVPPYYDSMIGKLIAYGENRDVAISRMRNALSEMIIDGIKTNIPLQQEIMADENFQKGGANIHYLEKKLGLQ, from the coding sequence ATGTTAGACAAATTAGTAATTGCGAACCGAGGTGAAATAGCACTTCGAATTCTTCGCGCATGTAAAGAATTAGGCATAAAAACGGTCGCTGTTCACTCAACGGCAGACCGTGATCTTAAACACGTATTATTAGCAGATGAGTCTGTTTGTATTGGTCCCGCTCGCGGTATTGATAGCTACCTGAATATTCCACGCATTATCAGTGCTGCAGAAATCACAGGAGCAGTAGCCATTCACCCAGGCTACGGCTTCCTATCTGAAAATGCTGATTTTGCAGAACAAGTAGAACGTTCAGGCTTTATTTTTGTTGGCCCTAAAGCAGAAACTATTCGTCTAATGGGCGATAAAGTTTCTGCCATTAACGCCATGAAAAAAGCCGGGGTACCTTGTGTTCCAGGTTCTGACGGCCCTCTTGATGACGATGAAGCGAAAAATAAATCATTCGCCAAGCGTATTGGTTACCCTGTTATCATTAAAGCCTCTGGCGGCGGCGGTGGTCGTGGTATGCGTGTAGTTCGTTCTGAAAATGAATTGACTGAAGCGATTGCGATGACCCGTGCAGAAGCTAAATCATGCTTTAATAATGACATGGTTTACATGGAAAAATACCTTGAAAACCCTCGTCACATCGAAGTTCAAGTACTGGCAGATGGTCAAGGTGGTGCAATCCATTTAGGTGAGCGTGATTGCTCAATGCAACGTCGTCACCAAAAAGTGGTTGAAGAAGCACCAGCACCAGGTATTACCGAAGAAATGCGTAAATACATCGGTGAGCGTTGTACACGTGCATGTCTAGAAATTAATTATCGTGGCGCTGGTACGTTTGAATTTCTTTATGAAAACGGTGAATTCTACTTCATTGAAATGAATACCCGTATTCAAGTTGAACACCCAGTGACAGAAATGATAACGGGTATTGATCTAATTAAAGAACAATTGCGCATTGCAGCAGGTCAACCTTTATCATTTAGCCAAAAAGACATTCAAATTCGCGGCCACGCGGTTGAGTGCCGTATTAATGCTGAAGATCCTGAACGCTTCCTACCTTGCCCAGGAACAATCACCCGTTTCCACTCACCAGGTGGCATGGGGATCCGTTGGGAATCACATATCTACACAGGCTATACCGTACCACCTTACTATGATTCAATGATTGGTAAGTTGATCGCTTATGGTGAAAACCGTGATGTGGCAATCTCACGTATGCGTAATGCATTAAGTGAAATGATCATTGATGGTATTAAAACCAATATTCCACTTCAGCAAGAAATTATGGCTGATGAAAACTTCCAAAAAGGTGGTGCTAATATTCACTACCTAGAAAAGAAGCTTGGCTTACAATAA
- the purD gene encoding phosphoribosylamine--glycine ligase translates to MKVLIIGNGGREHALGWKVAQNPTVEKIFIAPGNAGTALEPKLENIDINVENITELVEFAQNNHIELTIVGPEVPLVIGVVDAFRAAGLAIFGPTQAAAQLEGSKAFTKDFLARHNIPTAEYQNFTEIEPALAYLKQKGAPIVVKADGLAAGKGVIVAMTAQEAEDAVRDMLAGSAFGEAGHRVVIEEFLEGEEASFIVMVDGKHVLPMATSQDHKRVGNGDTGPNTGGMGAYSPAPVVTQDIHDRVMKEVIYPTVKGMAAEGVPYTGFLYAGLMVMADGTPKVIEYNCRFGDPETQPIMLRMQSDLVDLCLAAIAGKLDTLESKWDPRAAIGIVLAAGGYPADYHKGDIINGLPQQEQSGEKIFHAGTIHNTHGDVVTNGGRVLCATAMGDSVLAAQQRAYALAKQISWNGMFHRDDIGYRAVAREQ, encoded by the coding sequence ATGAAAGTACTAATTATTGGTAATGGCGGCCGTGAACACGCTCTGGGCTGGAAAGTAGCACAAAACCCAACCGTAGAAAAAATCTTCATTGCTCCCGGTAATGCTGGCACCGCACTTGAACCAAAATTAGAAAATATCGATATTAACGTTGAGAATATTACGGAGTTAGTTGAATTTGCACAGAACAATCACATCGAACTGACCATTGTTGGTCCTGAAGTTCCGCTAGTGATTGGTGTTGTTGATGCTTTTCGTGCTGCTGGATTAGCTATTTTTGGTCCCACTCAAGCCGCTGCGCAACTTGAAGGCTCTAAAGCTTTTACCAAAGATTTTTTAGCGCGCCACAATATTCCAACCGCTGAGTACCAAAATTTTACTGAAATCGAACCCGCTCTTGCTTACTTAAAGCAAAAAGGCGCACCAATTGTGGTTAAAGCGGATGGCTTAGCCGCAGGTAAAGGCGTGATTGTTGCAATGACAGCACAAGAAGCCGAAGATGCCGTCCGCGATATGCTTGCTGGCAGTGCCTTTGGTGAAGCTGGGCATCGAGTGGTTATTGAAGAATTTTTAGAGGGTGAGGAAGCGAGTTTTATCGTTATGGTCGATGGTAAGCATGTATTACCAATGGCCACCAGCCAAGATCATAAACGTGTAGGTAACGGCGATACGGGTCCCAATACTGGCGGCATGGGGGCTTACTCTCCAGCGCCTGTTGTTACACAAGACATTCATGATCGCGTCATGAAAGAAGTGATCTATCCAACCGTCAAAGGTATGGCAGCAGAAGGTGTACCGTATACAGGTTTCCTTTATGCCGGCTTAATGGTAATGGCTGATGGCACGCCCAAAGTGATTGAATATAACTGTCGCTTTGGTGATCCAGAAACTCAACCTATTATGCTACGTATGCAATCCGATTTAGTGGATCTGTGTTTAGCCGCGATTGCTGGCAAACTTGATACGCTTGAATCGAAATGGGATCCACGTGCAGCGATTGGGATCGTACTGGCGGCGGGTGGTTATCCTGCTGATTACCATAAAGGCGATATTATTAATGGCTTACCTCAGCAAGAGCAATCCGGTGAGAAAATCTTCCATGCCGGTACTATTCATAATACCCATGGCGATGTAGTAACAAATGGTGGCCGAGTGTTATGTGCAACCGCAATGGGCGATAGTGTTCTTGCAGCACAACAACGTGCTTATGCGTTAGCCAAGCAAATATCATGGAATGGAATGTTCCACCGTGATGACATTGGCTATCGAGCAGTTGCTCGCGAACAATAA